A genomic region of Rhipicephalus sanguineus isolate Rsan-2018 chromosome 3, BIME_Rsan_1.4, whole genome shotgun sequence contains the following coding sequences:
- the LOC125757713 gene encoding uncharacterized protein LOC125757713 — protein MAGSSRAVKAADAGRGFSCTSLPKDYRVILPPLPSGEGLRRTLVLHCDIAGRPYGINDFRKPLKELGIIQQVSGIGAYQMSHVWLLNVKTDEAKKTLLNAGLLSVKDRPCLVVDPERQEVRLKLHWVAFDVNAETVRRAFREYGEVKEVISDKWRDEDFEGVESTTRFVRLLLKEGVTTDRIPHQMRLGSGTALVVVPGRAPLCLRCRNTGHIRRDCRVPRCAGCRAFGHEQMDCTRSYASAANRGTNADQSELLMDEEEAEKAATSEETVEASQAVVTNESKVAESKQATDGTTEVDDVVNQRSTEVQIQDRLEPVDRPDATVDMETTETTPAKRRLNEGDAASQQRPTQEEQGQWRVAGPKKPRGAGRLRSSSLSRGGDGTTP, from the coding sequence ATGGCTGGCTCGTCAAGAGCTGTGAAAGCGGCCGACGCTGGCCGCGGTTTCTCGTGCACATCATTGCCCAAGGACTACCGTGTAATTCTGCCACCGTTGCCATCAGGAGAAGGACTCAGACGCACACTGGTTCTGCACTGCGACATCGCAGGGCGTCCGTATGGGATAAATGACTTTCGAAAGCCGCTCAAGGAACTTGGCATCATTCAACAGGTGAGCGGCATAGGAGCGTATCAGATGTCGCACGTTTGGCTCCTTAACGTGAAGACAGATGAGGCCAAGAAGACACTTTTGAACGCTGGGCTATTGTCCGTGAAAGACCGACCTTGCCTCGTCGTCGATCCAGAAAGGCAAGAGGTTCGCTTGAAGTTGCACTGGGTAGCCTTCGACGTCAACGCAGAGACTGTACGGCGCGCATTCCGGGAGTACGGTGAAGTTAAAGAAGTCATCAGCGACAAGTGGAGAGATGAGGACTTCGAAGGAGTTGAGTCAACTACAAGATTCGTTCGGCTTTTACTAAAGGAAGGCGTTACTACTGATCGTATACCGCACCAGATGCGTCTCGGCAGCGGTACCGCATTGGTGGTCGTGCCAGGACGAGCGCCGCTGTGCCTGCGTTGCCGGAACACCGGACACATTCGTCGCGATTGCAGAGTACCCAGATGCGCTGGTTGTCGCGCCTTTGGACACGAGCAGATGGATTGTACTCGTTCCTATGCCAGCGCAGCAAATCGAGGAACGAATGCTGATCAGAGTGAACTACTCATGGATGAAGAGGAAGCAGAGAAGGCTGCGACGTCTGAGGAGACGGTGGAAGCGTCTCAGGCAGTGGTGACCAACGAAAGCAAGGTGGCGGAATCTAAACAAGCTACAGACGGAACGACGGAGGTGGACGACGTGGTGAATCAGCGTTCCACTGAGGTGCAGATTCAAGACAGGCTTGAACCAGTTGACCGCCCTGATGCCACGGTAGACATGGAGACAACGGAGACCACGCCAGCCAAACGACGCCTGAACGAGGGAGACGCGGCGTCCCAGCAGCGTCCGACCCAGGAAGAGCAAGGGCAGTGGCGAGTGGCTGGTCCCAAAAAGCCTCGGGGTGCCGGCCGTCTGCGTTCGTCGTCGCTTTCACGCGGCGGCGATGGGACGACGCCTTGA